The proteins below are encoded in one region of Pangasianodon hypophthalmus isolate fPanHyp1 chromosome 6, fPanHyp1.pri, whole genome shotgun sequence:
- the LOC113534692 gene encoding LOW QUALITY PROTEIN: ATP synthase subunit beta, mitochondrial-like (The sequence of the model RefSeq protein was modified relative to this genomic sequence to represent the inferred CDS: inserted 1 base in 1 codon) — MSRSFLSPNFGFSITSVEAVDMPAVDLTDLTDFTVSYAITEPSIYPAVEPLDSTSHIMDATIVQSEHYEEARVVQNILLDILQEIIAFMGMDELSEEDKLTVTCTHMIQIPAHFFTGHLGKLVPLKNTIKEFMCMLAQEYDEFPEQTFYMVGPTEEXQKTEILSEEHS; from the exons atgagcagatcctttctttctccaaacttTGGCTTTTCCATCACTTCGGTGGAG GCCGTTGATATGCCTGCTGTTGACTTGACTGACTTGACTGATTTCACTGTGTCCTATGCGATAACTGAACCTAGTATCTATCCTGCTGTGGAGCCTTTGGATTCCACCTCCCATATCATGGATGCCACCATTGTACAAAGCGAGCACTACGAAGAGGCCCGTGTTGTACAGAACATCCTTTTGGACATCCTTCAGGAAATTATTGCTTTCATGGGTATGGATGAATTATCTGAGGAGGATAAGCTGACTGTCACTTGTACCCATATGATTCAGATTCCGGCTCATTTCTTCACTGGACACTTGGGCAAGTTGGTACCCCTTAAGAATACAATTAAAGAATTCATGTGCATGCTTGCACAAGAGTATGATGAATTTCCTGAGCAGACATTCTACATGGTGGGTCCCACTGAAG TTCAGAAGACAGAGATCCTGTCTGAGGAACATTCATAA